Part of the Dioscorea rotundata plastid, complete genome genome is shown below.
TCGATACGTTCCTCAAAAAATCCGATTCGTGCTGATTCTTTCCCCAACTAACGAAGAGATCTTGGCGGAATTGCCACATATGAAATTGAGCACAATTTTGCAATGAAATACCCCACTTGTTTCTCGAGAAGAGATGGGAAACATGCTCAATATCATTTGATTGAATAGTTGCCTCAGCTCCTTGTTGTTTGAAGAAACCCTCCCCTTCAATTGGTCTTTTTTCACGAAAAGCAGACATGAGATAACAAATCAAGTCTTTCCCTAAGATTTCGAATAGCTGTCCCGAATTCAAGTTGATTATGTTTCGCTTCTTCCTCGGAGAAAGACGATCAAACAATTCCCAATCACGGTCCTTGTGGATCGGATTATCCGTATAGGATAAAAAAAGAAACTCCAGATATTTGCTATCTTTCTCTTTGAATGAGATCTCAATTCCAGCTACGGTTTCATTAGATATCTTACAACTAGAATCCCTCCTTTTTCCGATCCGGTTCCTCCACCACCGCGAACCCCGGTTAGATTCAGGCATGATACACTTTTTATTTATTGGGAGAACCCAAGTACGCTCTTGCGGATCCATGAAACAACTCTCAGAAATCTTTTTCCTTTTTGGAAGATACAGGAGCGAAACAATCAACCTATTGATATTGGAAGACCAAAAAGATTCTTCCAATGTCTCATTTCTGGGTCCAATGGAATTCATAGGTATAGGAAGAAGCCCCATCAAATAGAGATTTTTTCTTTCGACCATCTTTCGATTGTTAATACGAGATATAAGGACCGCTACTACAAGCAGTACTACACCTTTGATCGTGAAATATCGATTGCTTGTTGAACCCTGTGAATCACGTGAAAGTAGGATACTCCCAATTCGGGGGTCAAAGAGTTTCATAAAACGTTCTTGGTGGAAAAAAATGTGAGTGAAAAATCCCACTGAATCGAATTTGATCCATGAATCTAAGAAATAGTGAGAATTCTTGATCTCTCTCCATATCTCTCTCAATTCGAAGATCCAGGATTTGAATTGATGTCGTTTCATTGATTCCTCCTAAAGATTTCATTTCAATTGGAATTTGGTTATTCACGATGTACGATGATCCCTGTTAAGCATCCATGGCTGAATGGTTAAAGCGCCCAACTCATAATTGGCAAATTCGTAGGTTCAATTCCTGCTGGATGCACGCCAATGGGAACGTTCAATAAGTCTATTGGAATTAGCTCTGTATCAATGGAATCTCATCATCCATACATAACGAATGGGTATGGTATATTCATACCATAACATATGAACAGTAAGAACTAGAATTCTTATCGATACTGGAACTCATAGGGAAGAAAATGGATTTATGGATGTAATCAAATATGCAGTATTTACAGAAAAAAGTATTCGGTTATTGGGGAACAATCAATATACTTCTAATGTCGAATCAGGATCAACTAGGACAGAAATAAAGCATTGGGTCGAACTCTTCTTTGGTGTCAAGGTAATAGCTATGAATAGTCATCGACTCCCGGGAAAGGGTAGAAGAATGGGACCTATTATGGGACATACAATGCATTACAGACGTATGATCATTACGCTTCAACCGGGTTATTCTATTCCACCTCTTATAGAGAAAAGAACTTAAAGGAAAATACTTAATAACACGGCGATACATTTATACAAAACTTCTACCCCGAGCACACGCAATGGAGCCGTAGACAGTCAAGTTAAATCCAATCTACGAAATAATTTGATCTCTGGACAGCATCGTTGTGGTAAAGGTCGTAATGCCAGAGGAATCATTACCGCAGGGCATAGAGGGGGAGGTCATAAGCGTCTATACCGTAAAATCGATTTTCGACGGAATGAAAAAGACATATCTGGTAGAATCGTAACCATAGAATACGACCCTAATCGAAATGCATACATTTGTCTCATACACTATGGGGATGGTGAGAAGAGATATATTTTACATCCCAGAGGGGCTATAATTGGAGATACCATTGTTTCTGGTACAGAAGTTCCTATATCAATGGGAAATGCCCTACCTTTGAGTGCGGTTTGAACTATTGATTTACGTAATTGGAAGTAACCAATTAGGTTTACGACGAAACCTAGAAATCGATCACTGATCCAATTTGAGTACCTCTACGGGATAGACCTCAACAGAAAACTGTTGAGTAACGGCAGCAAGTGATTGAGTTCAGTAGTTCCTCATAGAAAATTATTGACTCTAGAGATATGGTAATATGGAGAAGACAAAATTGTTTGAAGCACGCACAGAACCGGAAGCACCCCTTGTTTCAAAGAGAAGAGGACGGGTTATTCACATTTAATTTGATGGTCAGAGGCGAATTGAAAGCTAAGCAGTGGTAATTATAAAGATCCTGGGGGGAAAAATAGAGATGTCTCCTACGTTACCCGCA
Proteins encoded:
- the rpl23 gene encoding ribosomal protein L23 — protein: MDVIKYAVFTEKSIRLLGNNQYTSNVESGSTRTEIKHWVELFFGVKVIAMNSHRLPGKGRRMGPIMGHTMHYRRMIITLQPGYSIPPLIEKRT